The Pyrus communis chromosome 2, drPyrComm1.1, whole genome shotgun sequence genome includes a window with the following:
- the LOC137727088 gene encoding uncharacterized protein, protein MAGVIQKFVTASMFMWIIPVAILYAFNNNLLPGVSDMSPYSLTLLSGFLAVISVNIVIAFYIYMAMKEPSDKHKPDPAFLAEAEASVSKLKGDADSSQSSKKEE, encoded by the exons ATGGCAGGCGTGATACAAAAGTTCGTTACTGCGTCAATGTTTATGTGGATAATTCCCGTTGCAATATTATATGCGTTCAACAATAATTTGCTTCCCG GTGTAAGCGACATGTCTCCCTATTCGCTCACATTGTTGAGTGGATTCCTTGCTGTTATATCTGTCAACATAGTTATCgcattttacatatatatggcAATGAAAGAACCTTCAGACAAACACAAGCCTGATCCTGCATTTCTTGCTGAAGCCGAAGCTAGTGTAAGCAAGTTAAAAGGTGACGCTGATTCTTCCCAATCCTCCAAGAAAGAAGAGTAG
- the LOC137725248 gene encoding protein SUPPRESSOR OF FRI 4-like — protein MGKKKKRVASKVWCYYCDREFDDEKILVQHQKAKHFKCHVCHKKLSTAGGMAIHVLQVHKESVTKVPNAKDGRESTDIEIYGMQGIPPDVLAAHYGEEEEDGPSKVAKVNIPTTQFVGGMVPGSMGVAYPPQPPLGAMRPMYNSAVPVTPNVWQVPPRPQPWYPQPPAVSVPASSLGYVQQPLFPVHNGRPPLPSTTTPGLLPPHIAPPGLPTSMPHVPVSQPLFPVVGINNVPTQSSPFSAPMLSTSIPLNSPAEIKGPTDAYQGVNSHSYASGPNTGGPSIGPPPVIANKAPAPQPAANEVYLVWDDEAMSMEERRMSLVKYQVHDETSQMSSIDAAIDRRILESRLAGRMAF, from the exons atgggaaagaagaagaagagagtggCGTCGAAGGTGTGGTGCTACTACTGCGATAGAGAATTCGACGATGAGAAGATACTGGTGCAGCACCAGAAAGCCAAGCACTTCAAGTGCCATGTCTGCCATAAGAAGCTCTCCACTGCCGGCGGCATGGCTATTCACGTCCTCCAGGTCCACAAAGAGAGCGTCACCAA GGTTCCCAATGCGAAGGATGGCAGGGAGTCAACGGATATTGAAATTTATGGGATGCAAGGAATCCCACCTGACGTCTTGGCTGCACATTATGGAGAGGAAG AGGAAGACGGTCCATCAAAAGTAGCTAAAGTAAACATCCCAACAACCCAGTTTGTTGGTGGTATGGTGCCAGGTTCGATGGGGGTTGCATATCCTCCCCAACCACCTTTGGGTGCAATGCGGCCAAT GTACAATTCTGCAGTTCCGGTGACTCCGAATGTTTGGCAAGTTCCACCTCGTCCCCAGCCATGGTATCCACAGCCTCCAGCAGTCTCAGTACCTGCTTCCTCATTGGGTTATGTGCAGCAGCCATTGTTTCCTGTGCACAATGGGAGACCACCTCTACCATCAACAACCACCCCTGGACTTCTGCCTCCGCATATAGCACCTCCTGGCCTTCCTACATCCATGCCTCATGTTCCTGTATCACAACCCCTATTTCCTGTTGTTGGTATAAATAATGTACCAACTCAAAGTTCTCCCTTTTCCGCTCCCATGCTTTCAACAAGTATTCCTTTAAATTCTCCAGCTGAAATTAAAGGACCAACGGATGCTTATCAAG GTGTTAATTCACACTCTTATGCATCTGGTCCAAACACTGGTGGTCCATCAATTGGACCACCCCCTGTTATTGCAAACAAAGCTCCTGCTCCCCAGCCAGCTGCTAATGAGGTGTATCTAGTTTGGGATGATGAAGCTATGTCCATG GAGGAAAGAAGAATGTCCTTAGTGAAATATCAGGTTCATGATGAAACTAGCCAG